In the genome of Paenibacillus sp. FSL R5-0766, one region contains:
- a CDS encoding urease accessory protein UreD, with protein MNMALTRIKSSSVPTGTEINGNESAGAPVTRRSELRATFAFQGDRTVMTDRYYSAPLRFSRSFRPPGGGTELCVYTSDVSPGVLNGDHYHSEWELGEGTHVMLSSTSATRLHPTPSIPSSVNHHFRLGKGATLEYFPECVIPFKGSSSSLAVTFELEERAILAYADIWSAGRIHRGEAFQFERYRSLTEIWQGEQLAVWDRFGLEPDTDDPKHSASLLHYTHTAALWMIAPGLGTAELEQVRSALPPDGRMLAGASLLATGGIGVRLLGMAAWELQEQCLQIWNTLRPHLLGKETLVFRK; from the coding sequence ATGAACATGGCACTCACTCGCATTAAATCATCTTCTGTCCCCACGGGAACAGAGATAAATGGGAATGAAAGTGCAGGTGCGCCCGTCACACGCCGCAGCGAGCTTCGGGCCACCTTTGCCTTTCAAGGCGACCGGACTGTCATGACTGATCGTTATTACAGCGCACCTCTCCGGTTTAGCCGATCCTTTCGACCTCCCGGAGGCGGAACCGAATTATGTGTGTACACGTCAGACGTCTCGCCCGGAGTCCTTAACGGGGATCATTATCATTCCGAGTGGGAATTAGGTGAAGGCACCCATGTCATGCTGAGCAGCACATCTGCTACCAGACTTCATCCTACACCTTCCATTCCCTCATCCGTTAATCATCACTTTCGGTTGGGAAAAGGGGCCACGCTGGAATACTTTCCTGAATGCGTCATTCCCTTCAAAGGAAGTTCTTCTTCGCTCGCTGTAACCTTTGAGCTGGAAGAAAGGGCAATCTTGGCCTATGCAGATATCTGGTCTGCCGGACGGATTCATCGGGGAGAAGCTTTCCAATTCGAGCGTTACCGCAGCTTGACGGAGATATGGCAAGGTGAACAACTGGCTGTCTGGGATCGATTCGGACTCGAACCGGATACCGATGATCCCAAACACTCCGCGTCTCTCCTTCACTATACCCATACCGCTGCGTTGTGGATGATCGCACCGGGGCTTGGTACTGCGGAGTTGGAGCAAGTCAGATCCGCGCTGCCACCAGATGGACGGATGCTCGCAGGTGCAAGTTTGCTGGCAACCGGAGGCATCGGCGTTCGACTCCTTGGCATGGCAGCTTGGGAGCTTCAGGAGCAGTGTCTTCAGATCTGGAACACACTCCGCCCCCATCTGCTGGGCAAAGAAACTCTTGTCTTTCGTAAATAA
- a CDS encoding urease accessory UreF family protein, whose amino-acid sequence MMNSGTKLLRYVQLLDSALPIGGFSHSFGLEAYTHDGTVQNTAQLEQFIRSQLHSSLVRLDGLAIKGVYQAIKQQDAALLALYDKRVHAQRSPRELRESGHKMGKRLLKLARSLYPWMDFSLIDKAIREHGAYCGITTIHGYINYQLEIELDEAVTGHLYTSVNAYVNSALRLLPIGQTEAQMLIQKLLDDIEAEWALIRENDPEDMHSFGIAQEIYAMRHETLPARLFMS is encoded by the coding sequence ATGATGAACAGTGGCACGAAGCTACTCCGTTATGTTCAGCTGCTGGATTCGGCCCTGCCTATCGGTGGTTTCTCCCATTCCTTCGGTCTGGAAGCTTACACGCATGATGGCACCGTGCAAAATACCGCGCAGCTTGAACAGTTTATTCGCAGCCAACTTCATTCCAGTCTTGTACGACTAGATGGTCTTGCCATCAAAGGCGTCTATCAGGCGATAAAACAGCAAGATGCCGCTCTACTTGCCCTGTATGATAAACGTGTCCACGCCCAGCGCTCCCCTCGGGAACTCAGGGAAAGCGGCCACAAAATGGGAAAACGACTGCTCAAGCTGGCCCGTTCACTCTATCCATGGATGGACTTTTCCCTAATTGATAAGGCCATCCGGGAACATGGCGCGTATTGCGGCATCACGACCATTCACGGTTATATCAACTATCAGTTGGAGATTGAATTGGATGAAGCCGTTACCGGGCATCTGTATACCTCGGTGAACGCTTATGTGAACAGCGCACTTCGCCTGCTGCCCATCGGACAAACCGAAGCGCAGATGTTGATTCAAAAACTGCTTGACGATATCGAAGCGGAATGGGCGCTCATTCGGGAAAACGACCCGGAAGATATGCACAGCTTCGGAATCGCCCAGGAAATCTACGCCATGCGGCATGAGACCTTACCCGCGCGGCTGTTTATGTCTTAA
- a CDS encoding urease subunit beta has protein sequence MIPGEYRLKPDDDIICHPDRLTLRLIVLNRGDRPVQVGSHVHFYEVNAALDFDRTSAFGHRLHIPAGTAVRFEPGEEKPVELTTFGGKRQIHGFNGLTEGSADQAPDPLKLEAFLKTFSPPIQDGGESS, from the coding sequence ATGATTCCTGGTGAATACCGTTTGAAGCCAGATGACGACATCATCTGTCATCCGGATCGTTTAACCCTACGACTCATTGTCCTTAACCGCGGCGACCGCCCCGTCCAGGTCGGCTCTCACGTTCACTTTTATGAAGTTAATGCAGCACTGGACTTTGATCGCACGTCAGCTTTTGGACATCGCCTGCACATTCCGGCAGGCACCGCAGTCCGCTTCGAACCTGGTGAAGAGAAACCTGTTGAACTCACAACCTTTGGCGGCAAACGCCAGATTCACGGGTTCAACGGATTAACCGAAGGCTCTGCGGATCAAGCTCCTGATCCACTGAAACTGGAGGCATTCCTGAAGACGTTCTCTCCTCCCATACAAGATGGGGGTGAATCTTCATGA
- the ureC gene encoding urease subunit alpha, whose protein sequence is MKRMSREQYASMFGPTTGDAVRLADTELWAEIEHDYAVYGDESKFGGGKVIRDGMGQSTTALRSDGTPDTVITNAIIIDHWGIVKADIGIRDGHICAIGKSGNPDTMDGVHPALVIGASTEIIAGEGMIVTAGGIDTHIHFICPQQIQTALSSGVTTMIGGGTGPATGTKATTCTPGAWHIHRMLESAEAFPMNIGYLGKGNSSSTAPLIEQIEAGVIGLKLHEDWGTTPSAIDACLTAAGEHDVQVAIHTDTLNETGFLENTLAAINGRTIHTYHTEGAGGGHAPDIIRAAGESYVIPSSTNPTRPYTRNTVEEHLDMLMVCHHLDPSIPEDVAFADSRIRPETIAAEDILHDLGVFSIISSDSQAMGRVGEVIIRTWQTADKMKKQRGKLELNSDSPSDNDRIKRYVAKYTINPAIAHGIGHLVGSVEVGKLADLIVWKPAYFGVKPEIVIKGGMITFAQMGDPNASIPTPQPVFGRPMFGAYGSAIASGSITFVSQAAADAGIKESLGLKKRVEPVKGCRSVSKKDMIHNDVTPVIEVDPETYEVRADGELLTCEPADELPMAQRYFMF, encoded by the coding sequence ATGAAACGAATGAGCCGTGAACAGTACGCGTCCATGTTTGGACCGACAACCGGCGATGCCGTAAGACTTGCAGATACCGAACTATGGGCAGAGATTGAACATGATTATGCCGTATACGGAGATGAGAGCAAGTTCGGGGGCGGCAAGGTTATCCGCGACGGGATGGGCCAGTCTACGACTGCTCTGCGAAGTGACGGCACTCCTGATACTGTTATCACCAACGCTATCATTATCGATCATTGGGGCATTGTAAAAGCGGATATCGGCATTCGGGATGGTCACATCTGCGCCATTGGCAAATCCGGTAACCCGGATACAATGGATGGCGTTCATCCCGCTCTGGTCATCGGTGCTTCCACCGAAATCATCGCTGGTGAAGGCATGATTGTAACTGCTGGCGGCATTGATACCCATATTCATTTCATCTGCCCACAGCAGATTCAGACTGCATTATCCTCCGGGGTCACGACCATGATCGGCGGCGGAACAGGACCCGCAACAGGAACCAAAGCCACCACCTGCACACCAGGAGCCTGGCACATCCACCGGATGTTAGAATCGGCAGAGGCTTTTCCCATGAACATCGGTTACCTTGGCAAAGGCAACAGTTCCAGTACCGCACCTTTAATTGAACAGATTGAAGCTGGGGTAATCGGCCTGAAGCTGCATGAAGATTGGGGCACTACGCCGAGCGCTATCGATGCTTGCCTGACTGCCGCCGGGGAACATGATGTTCAAGTCGCTATCCACACCGATACACTGAACGAAACCGGATTTCTCGAAAACACCCTGGCTGCGATCAACGGCCGGACGATCCACACGTACCATACGGAAGGCGCTGGTGGCGGACACGCACCGGATATTATCCGGGCCGCTGGGGAGTCCTACGTTATCCCCTCATCAACCAACCCAACACGACCGTACACACGCAACACCGTAGAAGAGCACCTTGATATGTTGATGGTGTGTCACCATCTGGACCCTTCCATCCCGGAAGATGTCGCTTTTGCCGATTCACGGATTCGTCCCGAAACCATCGCAGCAGAAGACATTTTGCATGATCTTGGCGTGTTCAGCATCATCAGCTCCGATTCACAGGCCATGGGCCGAGTGGGCGAAGTCATTATCCGTACCTGGCAGACAGCCGACAAAATGAAAAAACAGCGCGGTAAACTTGAACTCAACTCGGATTCACCCTCCGATAACGATCGGATCAAGAGATATGTCGCCAAGTACACCATCAATCCAGCTATTGCACACGGAATCGGTCATCTCGTCGGTTCGGTGGAAGTTGGAAAGCTGGCCGATCTAATCGTATGGAAACCAGCCTACTTCGGAGTTAAACCCGAGATTGTCATCAAAGGTGGCATGATTACATTCGCCCAGATGGGTGATCCCAATGCATCCATCCCGACACCTCAGCCGGTATTTGGCAGACCCATGTTCGGAGCTTATGGTAGCGCCATTGCCAGCGGATCGATCACCTTTGTCTCCCAAGCCGCAGCAGATGCGGGGATCAAAGAGTCATTGGGCCTGAAAAAGCGGGTTGAACCCGTCAAGGGCTGTCGCTCGGTCAGTAAAAAAGACATGATTCATAACGACGTCACCCCTGTCATTGAAGTCGATCCCGAGACCTATGAGGTACGCGCCGACGGCGAGCTTCTCACCTGTGAACCCGCAGACGAGTTGCCTATGGCACAGCGGTACTTTATGTTTTGA
- the ureG gene encoding urease accessory protein UreG, with protein sequence MCGGANHTHHPEWERKAFDRSRPMRIGIGGPVGSGKTALVEKLSKALRTRYSLAVITNDIYTKEDAEILLRQNALAPERIIGVETGGCPHTAIREDASMNFEAVDELIERFPDLQLIFIESGGDNLSAAFSPELADVFIYIIDVAQGEKLPRKGGPGITRSDLLLINKTDLAPYVGASLEVMKNDTERVREGRPYVMSNLMSGEGVSEIVHWLEHQYMDDDASAAHLHSHSHEHGTHSH encoded by the coding sequence ATGTGTGGAGGAGCTAATCATACGCATCATCCGGAGTGGGAACGTAAGGCATTTGATCGGAGTCGTCCGATGCGAATTGGAATTGGTGGACCGGTAGGCTCAGGTAAAACAGCCCTGGTGGAGAAGCTGTCCAAGGCACTGCGTACACGTTATAGCCTTGCTGTCATCACGAATGACATTTATACCAAGGAAGATGCCGAGATTTTGCTGCGTCAGAATGCCCTGGCACCAGAGCGTATTATTGGCGTAGAGACAGGCGGATGCCCACACACGGCTATTCGTGAGGATGCCTCCATGAATTTCGAAGCAGTTGACGAGTTGATTGAACGTTTCCCGGATCTGCAACTGATCTTCATCGAGAGTGGCGGCGACAATCTCTCTGCTGCATTCAGTCCGGAACTGGCTGATGTGTTCATCTACATTATCGACGTTGCCCAAGGGGAGAAACTTCCTCGCAAAGGCGGTCCTGGCATCACGCGTTCAGATCTGTTGTTAATCAACAAAACCGACCTTGCCCCTTACGTTGGAGCAAGCCTGGAAGTTATGAAAAATGATACCGAGCGGGTACGCGAAGGCCGCCCTTATGTCATGTCTAATCTAATGAGCGGTGAAGGTGTATCCGAGATTGTCCACTGGCTTGAACATCAATATATGGATGACGATGCTTCCGCTGCACATCTGCATTCACACAGCCATGAACATGGCACTCACTCGCATTAA
- a CDS encoding urease subunit gamma, with product MHWTEQEKEKLLITVAANLARERRARGLKLNVPEAIALLTSELMERARDGMSVAELMRYGGTILTREDCMDGVPDMIPEVQVEATFPDGTKLVTVHEPIR from the coding sequence TTGCACTGGACTGAGCAGGAAAAGGAAAAACTCCTGATTACCGTGGCCGCTAACCTCGCCCGTGAACGAAGAGCACGCGGACTCAAGTTGAATGTTCCCGAAGCCATCGCCTTGTTGACCTCCGAACTGATGGAACGAGCACGGGATGGAATGAGTGTTGCCGAATTAATGAGATACGGAGGCACCATCCTGACACGTGAAGACTGTATGGATGGTGTTCCCGATATGATTCCTGAAGTACAGGTAGAAGCCACATTTCCTGACGGTACGAAACTGGTTACTGTACACGAACCTATACGCTGA